A region from the Stygiolobus caldivivus genome encodes:
- a CDS encoding nucleotidyltransferase domain-containing protein codes for MHKISQPKLDPRVVILFGTYAKGDHRDVCDIAS; via the coding sequence TTGCATAAAATATCCCAACCCAAACTTGATCCTAGAGTAGTAATACTTTTCGGTACTTATGCTAAGGGAGACCACAGGGACGTGTGTGACATTGCGTCTTAG